A genomic window from Nicotiana sylvestris chromosome 11, ASM39365v2, whole genome shotgun sequence includes:
- the LOC104224170 gene encoding protein RADIALIS-like 5, with protein sequence MGSWTTKQNKRFEEALALYDRDTPDRWHNIARSVGGKSAEEVRRHYKLLLKDIMQIENDQVPLPKYKPAQTNVRAYANEQRLLKNLKLQ encoded by the exons ATGGGTTCATGGACAACAAAGCAAAACAAGAGATTTGAGGAGGCGTTGGCATTATATGACAGGGATACTCCGGATCGCTGGCATAACATTGCGAGGAGTGTAGGAGGGAAATCAGCAGAGGAAGTGAGGAGACACTATAAGCTGCTTCTCAAGGATATTATGCAAATAGAAAATGACCAAGTACCTTTGCCCAAATACAAGCCTGCTCAAACCAATGTCAGAGCTTATGCTAATGAACAGAG GCTTCTCAAGAATCTAAAGCTACAGTGA